The Pueribacillus theae nucleotide sequence GGCCGAATTATTAATATTATATTGGAGGTTATCGAAATAGCTTGGACAAACAATCTGAGGAAAGCGGGGATTTTTCTATCAAAACAAATAAGCCCGGTCAACGCCGGGCCATTTTCTTCTGTTTGTCCTAGGATATTAAAAAAAGGAATGTCCTACTTCGATGTTAGATGGCGGAATCTTTCTGTAAAACATTAAAACCCATGTTATTTGACTCTTAACTTTTGCCCGATATAAATCTTATTTACATCTTTTAAATTATTCCAGGATTTAATGAGCGCTATTGTTGATCCATGCTTAACCGCTAATTCTGATACCGTATCACCGGATTTCACATTATGATAGACAGCCTTTTGAGCAGATGCCTTTGTAGGTGCTGATCCGGGAAGTTTAATCTTTTGCCCAACCTGGATAAGGTTTGGATTTTTAATGTCGTTAATCCTTACCAGCTCACTGACAGTTGTTTTATGTCGGGCGGCAATAGCAGACAAAGTATCCCCTGATTTAACTGTATAGGTACCGCCTGTAGCTGATTTAGAGGCAGGCTTAGCAGCCGGTTTAGCAGCCGGCGTTTTTGTTACCATTCCATCAGTAAAATACGACAGTGGCTTACTGCCCGTGAGCCTGTTTAAGTCCAAGTGGCCGCTGTAACCGTCAAGTTTTCCTTTATCAGTGTATTGATGCAAGTCACATGCATAGCTAGGTTTACTGCATACTTTTCCGTTATTTTTGCCGTAGTGCGGAATCCATACTGCATCAGCCTCTGACAAATTGAG carries:
- a CDS encoding LysM peptidoglycan-binding domain-containing protein; amino-acid sequence: MATIIDISHHQVPSAINYDKLAKQVDLVIIRTQYGSKLVDRHYKTHHREFQKRGVPTAAYAWLRGVSISDMEKEATDFYNRTKEFNPTFWFLDVEEKSMSDMRKGTSAFLKKLRSLGAEKVGIYVGHHLYKSFNLNLSEADAVWIPHYGKNNGKVCSKPSYACDLHQYTDKGKLDGYSGHLDLNRLTGSKPLSYFTDGMVTKTPAAKPAAKPASKSATGGTYTVKSGDTLSAIAARHKTTVSELVRINDIKNPNLIQVGQKIKLPGSAPTKASAQKAVYHNVKSGDTVSELAVKHGSTIALIKSWNNLKDVNKIYIGQKLRVK